One window from the genome of Sesamum indicum cultivar Zhongzhi No. 13 linkage group LG15, S_indicum_v1.0, whole genome shotgun sequence encodes:
- the LOC105177930 gene encoding uncharacterized protein LOC105177930 isoform X1 gives MGREAEDEADERREAAIASVAALRPNFKPKSRLTEAQLSKFQELHRRRLQIKAKSKVHKRDKGSGGGEGKLQKTAIEGRSKSQKMAIEDRNNEDQEPSKPIEDASSVPMPNNRVAETSSMEEGRVAGNSAAKKRQKLYWGLDTKERWERKSNM, from the exons ATGGGAAGAGAAGCGGAGGACGAAGCAGACGAAAGGAGAGAAGCGGCGATTGCATCTGTGGCCGCTTTACGCCCCAATTTCAAGCCCAAAAGTCGCCTCACTGAGGCCCAGCTCTCCAAATTTCAG GAACTGCACAGGAGGCGTTTGCAAATCAAAGCCAAATCTAAAGTACATAAAAGAGATAAAG GTTCTGGTGGTGGGGAAGGCAAGTTGCAGAAGACGGCTATTGAAGGCCGTAGCAAGTCACAGAAGATGGCTATTGAAGACCGTAACAATGAGGACCAAGAACCAAGTAAACCCATTGAAGATGCTAGCAGTGTTCCAATGCCGAATAACAGAGTGGCGGAAACCTCTTCTATGGAAGAAGGCCGTGTAGCAGGGAACTCAGCAGCCAAAAAGCGCCAAAAGTTATACTGGGG GCTTGATACAAAGGAGCGATGGGAACGGAAGTCCaatatgtga
- the LOC105177933 gene encoding uncharacterized protein LOC105177933 — protein MAVEVFPDSPRVGVVSPRISFDLSHYDIVPVEQYIRSTSSSTIDFDFCVFRESFDQDSSSADELFFDGKILPIEIKKRLAPPRTAEAAPPLPPQGTQRPVEIKATNTETEEKQINQKSSSSFWRFKRSSSLNCGSGYARTLCPLPLLSRSNSTGSTASSKRSSLANNQKQNLLKYSSPNSSLKQPPSSGHQKPPLKKTSHGSYCNGVKFNPVLNVPPATLFGLGTIFSGGKNGSKKK, from the coding sequence ATGGCCGTCGAAGTCTTCCCCGACAGCCCCCGCGTGGGGGTAGTCAGCCCCCGGATCTCTTTCGATCTTTCCCACTACGACATCGTCCCCGTCGAACAATACATTCGATCCACTTCCTCCTCCACCATCGACTTCGACTTCTGCGTCTTCCGCGAGAGCTTCGACCAAGATTCCTCCTCCGCCGACGAGCTTTTCTTCGACGGCAAGATCCTCCCTATTGAGATCAAGAAAAGACTCGCCCCGCCCAGAACCGCCGAGGCGGCGCCGCCACTCCCGCCTCAGGGAACTCAAAGACCAGTTGAAATAAAAGCCACAAACACAGAAACTGAAGAAAAGCAGATTAATCAGAAGTCGTCGTCGTCGTTCTGGCGGTTTAAGCGCAGTAGCAGCTTAAACTGCGGCAGCGGCTATGCGAGGACGTTGTGCCCATTGCCGCTCTTATCACGAAGCAATTCAACTGGCTCCACAGCAAGCAGTAAGCGCTCCTCTCTCGCAAATAATCAGAAGCAGAATCTTCTGAAGTACTCCTCCCCAAACAGCTCCCTGAAGCAGCCTCCGTCGAGCGGTCACCAGAAGCCGCCTTTGAAGAAGACCAGCCACGGTTCTTACTGCAATGGGGTTAAATTCAATCCAGTTCTAAACGTCCCTCCGGCGACCCTGTTTGGCTTGGGTACCATATTTTCCGGCGGCAAGAATGGCAGCAAGAAGAAGTGA
- the LOC105177932 gene encoding plastidic glucose transporter 4 isoform X2, with protein sequence MEASVHAVKSKSGFGLQSRRLLPSTTDLRRPSFAFGASGVGMTKRNNCWGLNVVSSSMGTRGSVRGLFGLSAKARSVRVQASEGDVEEVAPAKIQVKSSGSVLPYVGVACLGAILFGYHLGVVNGALEYLAKDLGIAENTVLQGWIVSTLLAGATVGSFTGGSLADKFGRTKTFVLDAIPLAVGAFLCATAQNIETMIIGRLLAGIGIGISSAIVPLYISEISPTEIRGTLGSVNQLFICIGILAALVAGLPLAGNPLWWRTMFGIAVIPSVLLALGMAFSPESPRWLYQQGRTSDAEVSIKRLFGKERVAEVMSDLDAASRGSSEPEAGWFDLFSSRYWKVVSVGAALFLFQQLAGINAVVYYSTAVFRSAGITSDVAASALVGAANVFGTTVASSLMDKQGRKSLLLTSFAGMAASMLLLSLGFTWKALAPYSGTLAVLGTVLYVLSFSLGAGPVPALLLPEIFASRIRAKAVALSLGMHWISNFVIGLYFLSIVNKFGISTVYLGFASVCLLAVMYIAGNVVETKGRSLEEIERALSPAI encoded by the exons ATGGAAGCTTCCGTACATGCAGTCAAATCAAAATCTGGATTTGGCCTCCAGAGCCGGAGGCTTTTGCCAAGCACGACTGATTTGAGGAGACCAAGTTTTGCATTTGGAGCAAGCGGTGTTGGCATGACAAAGAGGAACAATTGCTGGGGACTTAACGTTGTTTCAAGTTCAATGGGAACGAGGGGGAGTGTTCGAGGTTTGTTCGGATTGTCGGCCAAGGCCAGATCAGTTAGAGTTCAAGCTTCTG AAGGAGATGTCGAGGAAGTTGCACCTGCCAAAATCCAAGTGAAATCATCTGGATCAGTGTTGCCATATGTTGGTGTCGCTTGTCTGGGGGCAATTCTGTTTGGATATCATCTTGG GGTGGTTAATGGAGCTCTAGAGTACCTTGCTAAGGATCTTGGGATTGCAGAGAACACCGTGTTGCAAG GTTGGATTGTTAGCACACTTCTTGCTGGTGCTACTGTTGGTTCATTTACTGGGGGTTCATTGGCTGACAAATTTGGGCGAACAAAGACTTTTGTGTTGGATGCAATTCCACTTGCAGTTGGAGCATTTCTTTG TGCCACAGCTCAAAACATAGAGACAATGATAATTGGCCGGTTACTTGCTGGCATTGGAATAGGCATATCTTCTGCTATCGTGCCACTTTACATATCTGAG ATCTCACCTACTGAAATTCGTGGCACACTTGGATCTGTCAATCAGCTGTTTATATGCATCGGGATCCTTGCAGCATTAGTAGCTGGTTTGCCTTTGGCGGGGAATCCTCTGTG GTGGAGGACGATGTTTGGTATTGCAGTTATTCCATCTGTCTTATTGGCACTTGGAATGGCATTTTCTCCTGAGAGTCCCCGTTGGCTTTATCAG CAAGGAAGGACTTCCGATGCTGAAGTATCCATTAAAAGGCTATttggaaaagaaagagttgctGAAGTTATGAGTGATCTCGATGCAGCAAGCCGAGGTTCCTCCGAACCAGAAGCTGGTTGGTTTGATCTTTTTAGCAGCCGCTACTGGAAAG TTGTCAGTGTAGGTGCAGCTCTCTTCTTGTTCCAGCAGCTTGCTGGGATTAATGCTGTTGTTTATTATTCAACTGCTGTTTTCCGCAGCGCTGGAATTACATCTGATGTTGCAGCCAGTGCTCTTGTTGGGGCTGCAAATGTTTTTG GCACGACTGTTGCATCCTCATTGATGGACAAGCAAGGAAGGAAAAGCCTTCTGCTTACAAGCTTTGCTGGAatg GCTGCTTCCATGTTGCTACTTTCATTGGGTTTTACTTGGAAAGCACTGGCACCATATTCAGGCACACTTGCTGTTCTTGGGACTGTTCT TTATGTATTGTCCTTTTCTCTTGGTGCTGGTCCTGTGCCTGCTCTTCTACTTCCAGAGATATTTGCCTCTCGAATCAGAGCAAAAGCAGTAGCTTTATCTTTGGGCATGCATTGG ATATCCAATTTCGTCATTGGCCTCTACTTCTTGAGTATTGTAAATAAGTTTGGAATCAGTACAGTGTACCTGGGATTTGCTTCTGTATGTCTCCTAGCGGTTATGTACATAGCTGGCAACGTTGTGGAAACAAAGGGGCGATCTTTGGAAGAAATAGAACGTGCTTTGAGTCCAGCTATTTGA
- the LOC105178347 gene encoding uncharacterized protein LOC105178347 translates to MNLKLSDRLFHLFLLILGISIGVVSTLCLNTFPFTFPSLPFFVPPSTSKPSLPLNQTSQSPPVPPPPPPPQAPPPPPPQTALANGTSNYMIIDVSMGNNQTLGLMHNMSDDELLMRASKVPGIDQDVPGKQQKVAFMFLTPGPLPLSPFWDRFFKGHEGMYSVYVHPHPSYNDSVPPDSAFYGRRIPSQPVYWGTMSMIDAERRLLGNALLDPSNQRFVLLSDSCIPLFNFTTVYDYLMRTNHSFLGSFDDPRKPGRGRYNRQMWPTITIEQWRKGSQWFELHRDLALKVVSDQKYYPVFREFCHPPCYNDEHYLPTLANILYPEMNSNRTVTWVDWSRGGPHPRKFGWIDVRVELLNQIRFGSECMYNGNKTNMCNLFARKFLPNTIGPLLRVGPQLLGFDP, encoded by the exons ATGAATCTTAAGCTCTCCGATcgtttatttcatttgtttcttCTCATCTTAGGTATATCAATTGGTGTCGTATCCACCCTATGTCTCAATACCTTTCCTTTCACCTTCCCATCCCTCCCGTTTTTCGTTCCCCCTTCCACATCAAAACCTTCACTCCCACTTAACCAAACTTCGCAATCACCTCCGGTGCCgccacctccaccaccaccacaagCACCCCCTCCGCCTCCACCTCAGACAGCATTAGCAAATGGAACATCGAATTACATGATCATTGACGTTTCTATGGGGAATAATCAGACATTGGGCCTCATGCACAACATGAGTGACGATGAGTTGCTAATGAGAGCATCAAAGGTTCCAGGGATTGATCAAGACGTCCCTGGAAAGCAGCAGAAGGTGGCGTTCATGTTCTTGACGCCCGGGCCATTGCCGCTTTCTCCATTTTGGGACAGGTTTTTCAAGGGGCATGAAGGGATGTACTCCGTTTATGTCCATCCTCATCCTTCCTACAATGATTCAGTGCCTCCGGATTCTGCGTTTTACGGCAGAAGAATTCCTAGTCAG CCGGTGTATTGGGGCACAATGTCAATGATCGACGCAGAAAGAAGACTTCTCGGCAATGCACTGCTTGATCCATCCAACCAGCGCTTCGTCCTCCTTTCAGATTCATGCATCCCACTCTTCAACTTCACCACAGTCTACGACTACCTCATGCGAACAAACCACAGCTTCCTCGGCTCATTCGACGACCCCCGTAAACCCGGCCGCGGCCGGTACAACCGCCAAATGTGGCCCACCATCACCATCGAGCAGTGGCGGAAAGGCTCCCAGTGGTTCGAGCTCCACCGCGATCTGGCCCTGAAAGTCGTCTCCGACCAGAAATATTACCCGGTCTTTCGTGAATTCTGCCACCCGCCTTGCTACAACGACGAGCACTACTTGCCGACGTTGGCGAACATTCTTTACCCGGAGATGAACTCGAACCGGACTGTTACCTGGGTTGACTGGTCACGGGGCGGACCGCACCCTAGGAAATTCGGGTGGATCGACGTGAGAGTGGAGTTGTTGAATCAAATTCGGTTCGGGTCGGAGTGCATGTATAATGGAAACAAGACTAATATGTGTAACCTTTTTGCTAGGAAATTTCTGCCCAATACGATTGGACCATTGTTGAGGGTGGGTCCGCAGCTTCTAGGTTTTGATCCTTAA
- the LOC105177930 gene encoding uncharacterized protein LOC105177930 isoform X2, producing the protein MGREAEDEADERREAAIASVAALRPNFKPKSRLTEAQLSKFQELHRRRLQIKAKSKVHKRDKGKLQKTAIEGRSKSQKMAIEDRNNEDQEPSKPIEDASSVPMPNNRVAETSSMEEGRVAGNSAAKKRQKLYWGLDTKERWERKSNM; encoded by the exons ATGGGAAGAGAAGCGGAGGACGAAGCAGACGAAAGGAGAGAAGCGGCGATTGCATCTGTGGCCGCTTTACGCCCCAATTTCAAGCCCAAAAGTCGCCTCACTGAGGCCCAGCTCTCCAAATTTCAG GAACTGCACAGGAGGCGTTTGCAAATCAAAGCCAAATCTAAAGTACATAAAAGAGATAAAG GCAAGTTGCAGAAGACGGCTATTGAAGGCCGTAGCAAGTCACAGAAGATGGCTATTGAAGACCGTAACAATGAGGACCAAGAACCAAGTAAACCCATTGAAGATGCTAGCAGTGTTCCAATGCCGAATAACAGAGTGGCGGAAACCTCTTCTATGGAAGAAGGCCGTGTAGCAGGGAACTCAGCAGCCAAAAAGCGCCAAAAGTTATACTGGGG GCTTGATACAAAGGAGCGATGGGAACGGAAGTCCaatatgtga
- the LOC105177932 gene encoding plastidic glucose transporter 4 isoform X1, with protein MTHSSSHCSISGPPKALPTHILIPTCIFLTQHTRTHTAEATTQISEFCILRIGITSTLTGQISGKMEASVHAVKSKSGFGLQSRRLLPSTTDLRRPSFAFGASGVGMTKRNNCWGLNVVSSSMGTRGSVRGLFGLSAKARSVRVQASEGDVEEVAPAKIQVKSSGSVLPYVGVACLGAILFGYHLGVVNGALEYLAKDLGIAENTVLQGWIVSTLLAGATVGSFTGGSLADKFGRTKTFVLDAIPLAVGAFLCATAQNIETMIIGRLLAGIGIGISSAIVPLYISEISPTEIRGTLGSVNQLFICIGILAALVAGLPLAGNPLWWRTMFGIAVIPSVLLALGMAFSPESPRWLYQQGRTSDAEVSIKRLFGKERVAEVMSDLDAASRGSSEPEAGWFDLFSSRYWKVVSVGAALFLFQQLAGINAVVYYSTAVFRSAGITSDVAASALVGAANVFGTTVASSLMDKQGRKSLLLTSFAGMAASMLLLSLGFTWKALAPYSGTLAVLGTVLYVLSFSLGAGPVPALLLPEIFASRIRAKAVALSLGMHWISNFVIGLYFLSIVNKFGISTVYLGFASVCLLAVMYIAGNVVETKGRSLEEIERALSPAI; from the exons ATGACGCACAGTTCATCCCATTGCTCGATCTCCGGACCCCCCAAAGCTCTGCCAACTCACATACTAATCCCCACTTGTATTTTTCTCACACaacacacgcgcacacacacagcCGAAGCGACAACACAAATCTCTGAATTCTGCATTCTCCGCATCGGCATCACTTCTA CGTTGACGGGTCAGATAAGCGGAAAAATGGAAGCTTCCGTACATGCAGTCAAATCAAAATCTGGATTTGGCCTCCAGAGCCGGAGGCTTTTGCCAAGCACGACTGATTTGAGGAGACCAAGTTTTGCATTTGGAGCAAGCGGTGTTGGCATGACAAAGAGGAACAATTGCTGGGGACTTAACGTTGTTTCAAGTTCAATGGGAACGAGGGGGAGTGTTCGAGGTTTGTTCGGATTGTCGGCCAAGGCCAGATCAGTTAGAGTTCAAGCTTCTG AAGGAGATGTCGAGGAAGTTGCACCTGCCAAAATCCAAGTGAAATCATCTGGATCAGTGTTGCCATATGTTGGTGTCGCTTGTCTGGGGGCAATTCTGTTTGGATATCATCTTGG GGTGGTTAATGGAGCTCTAGAGTACCTTGCTAAGGATCTTGGGATTGCAGAGAACACCGTGTTGCAAG GTTGGATTGTTAGCACACTTCTTGCTGGTGCTACTGTTGGTTCATTTACTGGGGGTTCATTGGCTGACAAATTTGGGCGAACAAAGACTTTTGTGTTGGATGCAATTCCACTTGCAGTTGGAGCATTTCTTTG TGCCACAGCTCAAAACATAGAGACAATGATAATTGGCCGGTTACTTGCTGGCATTGGAATAGGCATATCTTCTGCTATCGTGCCACTTTACATATCTGAG ATCTCACCTACTGAAATTCGTGGCACACTTGGATCTGTCAATCAGCTGTTTATATGCATCGGGATCCTTGCAGCATTAGTAGCTGGTTTGCCTTTGGCGGGGAATCCTCTGTG GTGGAGGACGATGTTTGGTATTGCAGTTATTCCATCTGTCTTATTGGCACTTGGAATGGCATTTTCTCCTGAGAGTCCCCGTTGGCTTTATCAG CAAGGAAGGACTTCCGATGCTGAAGTATCCATTAAAAGGCTATttggaaaagaaagagttgctGAAGTTATGAGTGATCTCGATGCAGCAAGCCGAGGTTCCTCCGAACCAGAAGCTGGTTGGTTTGATCTTTTTAGCAGCCGCTACTGGAAAG TTGTCAGTGTAGGTGCAGCTCTCTTCTTGTTCCAGCAGCTTGCTGGGATTAATGCTGTTGTTTATTATTCAACTGCTGTTTTCCGCAGCGCTGGAATTACATCTGATGTTGCAGCCAGTGCTCTTGTTGGGGCTGCAAATGTTTTTG GCACGACTGTTGCATCCTCATTGATGGACAAGCAAGGAAGGAAAAGCCTTCTGCTTACAAGCTTTGCTGGAatg GCTGCTTCCATGTTGCTACTTTCATTGGGTTTTACTTGGAAAGCACTGGCACCATATTCAGGCACACTTGCTGTTCTTGGGACTGTTCT TTATGTATTGTCCTTTTCTCTTGGTGCTGGTCCTGTGCCTGCTCTTCTACTTCCAGAGATATTTGCCTCTCGAATCAGAGCAAAAGCAGTAGCTTTATCTTTGGGCATGCATTGG ATATCCAATTTCGTCATTGGCCTCTACTTCTTGAGTATTGTAAATAAGTTTGGAATCAGTACAGTGTACCTGGGATTTGCTTCTGTATGTCTCCTAGCGGTTATGTACATAGCTGGCAACGTTGTGGAAACAAAGGGGCGATCTTTGGAAGAAATAGAACGTGCTTTGAGTCCAGCTATTTGA